ACCGGTACGGAAGACCCCGCGCGGTCGCGGCCGTCACGTACTCTTTCCGGAGCTCCTCCAGTAGCGTCGCACGGACCATCCGGGTCAGCAAGGCGGCCATTCCGGTCCCGAGCGTGACGGCGGGCAGCACCAGCGGGCGGCCCGCGCCGTACCCCGACACGGGGAGAAGTCCCAGCTGCACGGAGAAGAGAAGCACGAGCAAAGGCCCGAGGAGAAAGTTCGGGATGGACAGGGAGAGCATCGCCGCGAACCCCGACAGGTAGTCCGCGGCTTTCCCGCGTCGCATCGCCGCCAGCACCCCGAGCGGCAGGGCGACGAAGACCGCCACGGCGATCGAGGTCGCTGCGAGAAGGACGGTGGCGGGAATCCGGCGGGCGATCTCGGCGAGGACCGGCTCCCGGCTTCGGAACGACACCCCGAGATTCCCGCGCGGAATTCCCGCGAGGAACGAGGCATACTGGGAAAGAATCGGGCGGTCGAGATGCAACTCCCGGCGCAACTCTTCCTTCTGCGCCGGGACGGCGCTCTCCCCCAGCATGATCTCGACGGGATCCCCCGGAAGAAGGTGGATCAGCAGGAAGACGACGGTCACCACCCCGAACACCACCGGAACGGTTCGCAGGATGCGGCCGAGAAGATATCTCCTCATCGTCGCCCTCCAGCCGAAGGCGTCAACGGAACCGGGACGATCCGCATCGCGCGGACGGATCCGTAGCTTTCGTCCGGTGTGAGCGAAAAACCCGTGAGCCTGCGGTCCCGAACCAGCAGGTTCCGGCTCGCCCACAACGGGAGCACCGGCAGGTCGCGCGCAAGGATCCGCTGCACCCGCCGGTACGTCTCCCGTCGTTTTTCCCGTGACGGTTCGCGCCGCGCGGCTTCCGTCAGGCGGTCGATCTCGGCGTCGGAATAGCCCCCGCGATTCGCGCCATCGGGGGGAGCGCTCCGTGAATGGAAGGCATGGTGGAAGATGTCGGGATCCGCGATCCCGACCCAGGTAAGGCTGTAGATCTGGAAATTTCCTTTCTTGATGTCGGAGAAGAAGGATCCCCACTCAAGGGATTGAATTTCAACGATAATTCCGACCTGTCGAAGCTGCTCCTGGATCACGGTCGCGACGCGCCGGCGCACTTCGTTCTGCGATGTCTTGTACGTCAACCGGAGTCGGGGGAGAGGTCCCTCGCCATCGGGATCGGGGTATCCGGCTTCGTCGAGGAGGCGCCGCGCCCGTATCGGGTCGAACCGCACCGCGGGGAGATCCGGATCGTGGGCCCAGGTTCCCGGGGGGAGGATCGAGGAGACGAGGTCTGCACGCTCCTTCCAGATCGTCCGGACGATCGATTCCCGGTCGATCGCGAGGGCGATCGCGCGTCGCACCCTTGCGTCGGAGAGCGGCCGGTCCCGGAGATTGAAGCCGAGATACGTGACGTTCCCCCCGGGTCCTTCCTCGACGACGAGCCGTCCGGACCGCTCCGCCGCCGGGAGCAGGTCGGGGTCGACCCCGTTGAGGGTGAAGTCTACGCTCCCCATCTTCAGTTCGAGGAAGCGCACGTTGCTGTCGGGGACGAATTTGACCGTCACCGCGCGGATTGCGGGCGGACCGCCGTAATACCCGTCGAATGCCGAAAGGGTCGCCTCGCCGTCGGGGGAGAGGTCGTCGATCTTGTAGGGCCCCGCCCCCACGGGGGGCGCATAGCCCCGCGCCGGGCTTCCCGAGGGGACGATGCCGCGCACCATCATGGAGAGGAACGGGGCGAACGGTTCGGAGAGGCGGAAGACGACCGTCCGCGGATCGGGGGTCTCGATCGCGGCGACGTGTCGATACAGCCCCCTGTGGGGCGACCGGTTCGCGGCATCGAGGATCCATGCGAAGGTGTACCGCACGTCGGCGGAGGTGAGCGGCCGCCCGTCGTGGAACCGCAACCCCGGCCGCAAGTGGAATACATACGTCAGGGGGTCGGGCGACTCCCACCGCTGCGCGAGGTCGGGGAGGGGCTCGCCGGAGGCGTCGCGGCCGACGAGGGAGGCGTGGGTCAACTGAAGAAGCTGCTCGCCGTAGGCGTCGGTCGCGATCCGCGGGTCGACGTTCACGGGCGATCCGGGCAGCGCGATCACCATCCGTCCCTCGTCGATCGGCAGCTTCTGCGCGCAACCCCACAGCGCGACGGTGAGGAAAACCGGAAGAAAAGGGAAAAATGTCCGCCGGTGACGCTTCAGCGGCTGTTCGCCGGCCAAGGCAGGAGCGAGAGCCTGGAAACAGCGGAGCACTAGGTCCATGCCGATGGATTATCTCATGGGAGGAGGTGGGGAATCCTTCCCGATTCCCGGAGCTTCCGGATTCCACGCTTGTTCCCGGCGATGGGGGTGGTTTAGTATATCCGGATGCACACTGCGCTGCTCAAGGTCACGGCCCTTTTTTACCTCGTCGGGGCGGTGGCATACCTCCGCTTCATCTTCACGTTGAACGAGCGAAGCGCGAAGATCGGGCGGATGCTGCTGCTGATCGGCGCGATCCTCCACGGAGCGGGGTTCGTCGCCCGCTACTTCGTCGCCGGGTACACCCCGATCACGAGCCTCTTCGAGTCGCTCTCCTTCTCCGCCTTCGCGATCGTGTGCGTCTTCCTCGCCTTCGAGCTCACGTATCACCTCCGTGTGCTCGGGGCGTTCGTGGCGCCATTGGCTTTCGCCTTCAGCATCTCCGCCGCCTTGCTCCCGGGGGAGGTCAAGGTGCTGGCCCCCGCGCTCAACTCGTACTGGCTCCCCGTCCACGTGATCCTCCTGTTCTTCGGCAACGCCGTCTTCGCCGTGGCGTTCGGCGCGGGGGTCATGTACCTGCTGATGGAGAAGGAGCTGAAGCGCAAGAGGATGGGCGCGATCTTCAAGCGGCTGCCGTCTCTCGACGTGCTGGACGACATCAACTACCGCTGCCTGACGATCGGTTTCCCGCTGCTGACCCTGGGAATCATCACGGGATCGATCTGGGCGGAGTACGCCTGGGGCTCCTACTGGAGCTGGGACCCGAAAGAGGTCTGGTCCCTCATCACGTGGATGCTCTACGCCGCGCTGCTCCACTTTCGGATGACCGTCGGCTGGCGTGGCCGCAAGGCGGCGATCTTCGCCATCGTCGGGTTCTGCGCGATCCTGTTCACCTTCCTCGGTGTGAACCTTCTCCTTTCGGGTCTTCACACCTACACGAACCTTTCCGGCTGATGGAACGGCGAGGCGGCGCATGAGCGAAATCGTCATCGTCGGCTTGAACCACCGGACCGCGCCGGTGGAGGTCCGGGAGCGCCTGGCGTTCCCGGCGGACACGGTGGGTCACGCCCTCCGGGGACTGCGCGAGCGCGACGGCATCTCCGAGGGGGTCATTCTCTCCACCTGCAACCGCGTCGAGGTCTGCGTTCTTTCGGACGAGGGATACAAGGGCGTAGAGCACGTGAAGGAGTTCCTCGCCGGGTTCCACGGCGTACCGATCGGCGAACTGTCGGATCACCTGTACCACCACCTCGGGGAAGAGGCGGTGCGGCACCTGTTCCGCGTCTCCAGCAGCCTCGACTCGATGGTTCTCGGGGAGCCGCAGATCCTGGGGCAGGTGAAGGACGCCTACGGGTATGCCTGCGAGTTCAAGACGATCGGGCCGGTCCTGGACAAGTTCTTCACGAAGGCGTTTTCGGTCGCCAAGCGGGTGCGCACCGAAACGCGGGTCGCCAACAGCGCCGTCTCGGTCTCGTACGCCGCCGTGGAGCTTGCGAAGAAGATCCTGGGCAACCTCCCGGACAAGACGGTGATGCTGATCGGGGCGGGGGAGATGTGCGAGCTGGCGGCGCGGCACCTGCTCTCCGCCGGCGCCAAGGGAATCCTCGTCACGAACCGGAC
This is a stretch of genomic DNA from Candidatus Deferrimicrobium sp.. It encodes these proteins:
- a CDS encoding ABC transporter permease, with product MRRYLLGRILRTVPVVFGVVTVVFLLIHLLPGDPVEIMLGESAVPAQKEELRRELHLDRPILSQYASFLAGIPRGNLGVSFRSREPVLAEIARRIPATVLLAATSIAVAVFVALPLGVLAAMRRGKAADYLSGFAAMLSLSIPNFLLGPLLVLLFSVQLGLLPVSGYGAGRPLVLPAVTLGTGMAALLTRMVRATLLEELRKEYVTAATARGLPYR
- a CDS encoding ABC transporter substrate-binding protein produces the protein MDLVLRCFQALAPALAGEQPLKRHRRTFFPFLPVFLTVALWGCAQKLPIDEGRMVIALPGSPVNVDPRIATDAYGEQLLQLTHASLVGRDASGEPLPDLAQRWESPDPLTYVFHLRPGLRFHDGRPLTSADVRYTFAWILDAANRSPHRGLYRHVAAIETPDPRTVVFRLSEPFAPFLSMMVRGIVPSGSPARGYAPPVGAGPYKIDDLSPDGEATLSAFDGYYGGPPAIRAVTVKFVPDSNVRFLELKMGSVDFTLNGVDPDLLPAAERSGRLVVEEGPGGNVTYLGFNLRDRPLSDARVRRAIALAIDRESIVRTIWKERADLVSSILPPGTWAHDPDLPAVRFDPIRARRLLDEAGYPDPDGEGPLPRLRLTYKTSQNEVRRRVATVIQEQLRQVGIIVEIQSLEWGSFFSDIKKGNFQIYSLTWVGIADPDIFHHAFHSRSAPPDGANRGGYSDAEIDRLTEAARREPSREKRRETYRRVQRILARDLPVLPLWASRNLLVRDRRLTGFSLTPDESYGSVRAMRIVPVPLTPSAGGRR
- the ccsB gene encoding c-type cytochrome biogenesis protein CcsB, producing MHTALLKVTALFYLVGAVAYLRFIFTLNERSAKIGRMLLLIGAILHGAGFVARYFVAGYTPITSLFESLSFSAFAIVCVFLAFELTYHLRVLGAFVAPLAFAFSISAALLPGEVKVLAPALNSYWLPVHVILLFFGNAVFAVAFGAGVMYLLMEKELKRKRMGAIFKRLPSLDVLDDINYRCLTIGFPLLTLGIITGSIWAEYAWGSYWSWDPKEVWSLITWMLYAALLHFRMTVGWRGRKAAIFAIVGFCAILFTFLGVNLLLSGLHTYTNLSG